The Tistrella mobilis genome window below encodes:
- a CDS encoding LysR family transcriptional regulator: MIDIQPLTILREIDRTGSLTLAADRLNLTQSAVSHAIRRFEERHGVKLWEREGHKLRLTQTGDYLLGLALRVLPQLEHGATVLEDYARGRRGAIRVGMECHPCQDWLMRVVDPFLAEWPDVELDVTTAFQFGGLAALLGHEIDILVTPDPVERPGLEYTPVFDYELVLAVAETHPLARKQRVDPEDLAGETLITYPVSRERLDIYTRFLIPAHALPRRHRTVETTDLMLRLVASGRAVSATPDWLLREANGVTGVQLGEGIAKSIHLGQRSGTTAGYLDGFIHLARRVRI, from the coding sequence ATGATCGATATCCAGCCTCTGACCATCCTGCGCGAGATCGACCGGACAGGCAGCCTGACCCTTGCCGCCGACCGTTTGAATCTGACCCAATCGGCGGTCAGCCATGCGATCCGGCGGTTCGAGGAGCGGCATGGCGTCAAGCTCTGGGAGCGCGAGGGGCACAAACTTCGCCTCACACAGACGGGAGACTATCTTCTGGGGCTGGCGCTGCGGGTGCTGCCGCAGCTTGAACACGGCGCGACGGTGCTCGAAGACTATGCGCGCGGACGACGCGGCGCGATCCGTGTGGGGATGGAATGCCACCCCTGCCAGGACTGGCTGATGCGGGTGGTGGACCCGTTTCTGGCGGAATGGCCGGATGTCGAACTGGATGTGACCACGGCCTTCCAGTTCGGCGGGCTTGCCGCGCTCCTGGGCCATGAGATCGACATTCTCGTCACCCCCGATCCCGTTGAGCGTCCCGGGCTCGAATACACCCCCGTTTTCGACTACGAACTGGTCCTGGCGGTGGCCGAGACACATCCTCTGGCACGGAAACAGCGGGTCGATCCCGAAGATCTGGCAGGCGAGACCCTGATCACCTACCCCGTCTCGCGCGAGAGGCTGGACATCTACACCCGCTTTCTTATCCCCGCTCACGCCCTGCCGCGCCGCCATCGCACGGTGGAGACGACCGATCTGATGCTCAGGCTGGTGGCATCGGGCCGCGCCGTCAGCGCGACACCCGACTGGCTTCTGCGCGAGGCCAACGGCGTCACAGGCGTGCAGCTCGGCGAGGGCATCGCGAAGTCGATCCATCTGGGCCAACGCAGCGGCACGACGGCCGGTTATCTGGACGGGTTCATTCATCTGGCCAGGCGCGTGCGGATCTGA